GGGTGTAGGGCGGGTCGGAAAAGAGGATGTCGTGCGGCGGCAGACTGCCGAGCAGCCGGGCCGTGTCGCCGCGCACAACCCGCACCCGCAGTCCCAGGTCGCGGGCCGACTGCTCCAGATTCTTGACGGCCCGTGCGTCCTGCTCGACCAGGGTCACCCGGTAGCCCCGGCTGGCTGCTTCCAGGCCGATTGCGCCGCTGCCGCCGTGCAGGTCGATGAACGAGGAGCCTTCGGGAAAGCGCGAGTAGAGCAGATCGAATAGGCTTTTACGCAGCCGCGCCGTGCTGGGACGGGCGCTCTCAGGAACCTTGAGAGTGCGGCCCTTGGCGACGCCGCCCAGAATGCGGACGCTCAAGCGCGTGCCAGGGAAAAGTGGAGAACAGTCATGGGCTGAGGATAGCTGAGGGAACGCTGCACAGCTTCAAACTCACTATCCAAGCCTAGAACTTGTCGCGGTCCGGCAGCCAGATCAGGTATTTGGGCCAGCGTTCCCGAACCACTTCTGGCGAAGTCATTTTGCGGATTTCCTGCCACGCCTCCTGCTCACCACTGTAGTAGTTGAAGTTTATGGATACTAATTGTCCGTAAACGGTGTGGATCTTCAGAATTAAACTAGGCGAACGCGGAACACGCTCAATGGCAATTCCATCTATATCCGTCCCCCTAATTTTCCACTTACCGAAGAGGCAGTATTTTAAAATTGAATCTGGGGTAATAACTATTCTTGATTGAGTGGTAATTAATAGCCAGAACGTCGAAGTAACTAAAAGCGAGTATCCAAATGCGTAATCAAAGGATGATGTGCTGGAATCAGAAGTAAAGAGGGCGTATAAGGAGACAGTTATAAAGAAGATGCTGAAAGCAGACCACCATTTTCTTACTCTATAAACGGCCACACTTTATTTGCCTTGTAGCCCCATGCTCTGCCAGAACCCGTCGAGCGCCACCTTCACTTCTGGCAGTTTCTCGAACTGCGGCAGGCCTTGGCTCGGCACGATGCGCACGGCGCTCACGTTGCTCTTGGCGGTGAAGTCCGGCAGGCGGTTAAAGTTCACGTAATTGTCTTTGTCGTAGAGGACCAGCACTGGGATGCTGAGCTTGCTGTAAAGAGTGTCGAAGGCGTCGGGCGTGAACAGACGGCCACTGATGAAGAATAGCGGCGCGTACTTGCCGCCCAGCTGGTTGGCACTCTCGCGGCTGTAATTGAAGAGACCCGAATCAACCGGGCCAACGAAGCTCTGCTTCAGGAAATACAGAATGCTCGGCTGGCTCTTGATCAGGGCGTAGAGCGGCGTGCCGAAAGTCCGCAGGCGCTGGTAGAGTTTCTGGCCACCGTCCTCGTCGCGTGCGCGCTGGGTGCCGCCGCGTGCGCTGCCCAGGCCGGAAGGGGAGATCAGGGCCAGCGACTTGATGCGCGGCTCAGCGAGGGCCGCCCGCGCCGCGAACTCCGAGCCGAGCGAGAGCGACACCACGTCCACGTCCTGCCCGATCTCGGCGACCAGGTTGGTCAGGGCGCTGGTCATCAGTTCGGGGGTGTAGGTCACGTCAGGCCGCGCCGAGCTGCCAAAGCCGGGCCATTCCAGCACGTAGATGGGCCTACTTCCCGCGTAGGTGTCGAAAATGGGTTTCATCTCGTAGGCACTGGCGGCGGCGTTGATGCTGGTGGTCAGCAGCAGCGGGCGGCCCGTGCCGCGTGTGTCGGCATAGTAGGCCACCCTGCCGAAGCCGGGCAGCTCAAAGAAGCGCCGCTCGGCGTCCAATGCGGGCGACAGGGCCGGTTGGGTGCTGCTGACGGCGGAGGGCGTAGCGACGGTGACAGCGCTTCCAGTGTTTGTTGTGCTGGTCTGCGCGCCCGCCTGCCCCAGCGTGACGCTGAGGCCCAGGGCCGCGACCGTCAGCCACAATCCGAGGGTATGTTGTTTGCTCATGCCCAGAGTTTAGCGAACCGAGCTGACCGTTCGGTAACTTTGATGGCGAATGAGATTAAGGTGGGCTTGATGGTTTCGGCGTCTTCAGTGGTGGGTGTAGGCCGCGTAGCGCTCCAGCAGGTCCCAGGCTGCGCCGCCGCGCAGAATCTGGCCCGCCAGCTCAGCGCCGCCGCGCAAATCTGCCGCCCGGCCCGCCAGGTACAGCCCGGCTCCGGCGTTGAGGGCCACCACGTCGCGCTGCGCCGCTGTGCCGCCGCCCTGCAACACCGAGCGCGTGATGGCGGCGTTCTCGAAGGCGTCGCCGCCGGTCAGTGCCGAGATGGGGTGCTCGCCCAGACCCACGTCCGCCGGGGTCAGGGTGTAGTCGCTGATCTCGCCTGCCCGCAGCTCGCTGACGCGGGTGGGGCCGCTGACCGTCAGTTCGTCCAGCCCCTCGCCTGACACGACCAGCGCCGCCGCACTGCCCAGCAGCCGCAGCACCTCGGCCAGTGTGCGGGTCAAAGCCGGGCTGTAGACGCCCACCACCTGATGGGTTGCCCCGGCGGGGTTGCTGATCGGGCCGAGCACGTTGAAGGCGGTGCGCGAGGCCAGCTCGGTGCGCACGGGTGCGGCGTGCCTCAGCGCCGGGTGGTAGTTGCGGGCGAACATGAAGCCCACGCCGAGTTCGTCGATGGCGCTGGCGGCCCGCTCCGGCGGCGCGTCGAGGTTGACGCCCAGCGCTTCGAGCACGTCGGCACTCCCGGCGCGGGCGCTGGCGGCGCGGTTGCCGTGCTTGGCGACATGCACCCCGCCCGCCGCGATCACGAAGGCGGCGGTGGTGGAGATGTTGAAGGTGTTGGCTCCGTCGCCGCCAGTGCCCGCCGTATCGAGCAGCACCTCGCGCGGCGTCACCGGCACCCGCACGGCGTGGCGGCGCATCGACTGGGCAAAGCCTGCGATCTCCTCGGGCGTCTCGCCGCGCACCCGTAAAGCTGCCAGCGCCGCCGAGAGCCGTGTGGCGCTGATATTGCCGTTCATCACCTCGTCCATGAAGGCAGACGCCTCCAACTGGCTGAGGCGCTCGCCGTTCATCAAGCGGGCGTGGATCATGCGCGGCCTGCCTGATGTTGCCGAACTTCATTCAGCCGGACCTCATTCAAAAAGTTGCGAATCATGATCTTGCCGTCCTCGGTGGCGATGCTCTCCGGGTGAAACTGCACGCCGAACACCGGGTAGTCGCGGTGACGCAGGGCCATTAGCGCGCGGTACTCGCCCGCCGGGGTCTGATCGGTGGTCCAGGCCGTCGCCAGCAGTTCCGGCGGCAAATCTTCAACGATCAGGCTGTGGTAGCGGGTCACGCATGCCTCGCCCTCAATGCCTGCAAACAGGTGCTGACCATCGTGCGAGACCCGGCTGGTCTTGCCGTGTACTGGAATCGGCGCGCGTTTGACCGTCGCCCCGAAGGCCTCGCCGATGCTCTGGTGGCCCAGGCAGACGCCCAGCAGCGGATATTTCGGCGCAAAGGCCCGAATCACGTCCACGCTCAGCCCGGCTTCCAGCGGCGTGCAGGGGCCGGGCGACACCACGATGGCGTCGGGATTCAGCTTCGCTACGTCGTCCAGCGTGAAGGCGTCGTTGCGCCAGACGGTCAGTTCGCAGCCCTGCTCGCCAAAATACTGCACGAGGTTGTAGGTGAACGAGTCATAGTTGTCAATGATGAGGATGTGGATTTTGGGCAGGGCGCTTGCTGGCTGGGTCATTTTTCGTTCTCCTGATTTCATCATTTCGATCATGCCGATTGGCCCCGCTTCAAACTGGCCGCTCTGGAGATAGCCGAGCGATTCGTAGAGCCGAAGATTGCCCAGACTGCGCTCGCCGGTGAACAGCTTGAAATTCTGAAGGTCCAGCGCCGTTTCTATCCCGCACATCAGCGCACGCCCCAGTCCCTGTCCGCGCCGTGCCGGATGTACCATCAAGCGCCCGATCTCACCCACTCCGCCCATGACCCGTCCGCGCACCGAGCCGACGGGTTCGCCGTCTTGCTCAGCGATAAGCGTCGTGTACTGGGGAAATTCATCCGCAAGTTCCGGCAATGTCTGCTTCATCGGCGCGATTTCCGCTTCCGGATAGAGTTCGGCCTCGCTCTGAAAGGCCAGTTTTTGCAGCGCCAGCAAAGCGGCCAGATCGTCGACGTTCGCTGACCGGATGTTCACAGTCCTCCCGCCGCCCTTTCCGCCGCCCGCATCAGCGCCGCCGCCTTGCTTCTCGTTTCCAGTTCTTCGGCCACTGGGTCGGAGTCGGCCACGATGCCCGCCCCGGCCTGAATATGGAGTTTGCCGTTCGTGATGACCATGGTCCGCAGGGTCAGGGCCATGTCGAGGCTGCCGTCGAAGGCGATGTAGCCGAAACTGCCCCCGTAGGGCCCCCGCCGCACCGATTCCACCTCGTCGATGATCTCCATCGCCCGGATCTTGGGTGCGCCCGACACCGTGCCCATCGGCAGGGCGCTGGCCAGGGCGTTGAGCGGCGTCTGACCTTTGCGCAGAATGCCGCGCACCCCGCTGACGATGTGCATCACGTGGCTGTAGCGCTCGATGGAAAAGGCGTCCTCCACCGTCACGCTGCCGTACTCGGCCACCCGCCCGATGTCGTTGCGGCCCAGATCGACCAGCATCAGGTGCTCGGCCCGCTCCTTCTCGTCGGCCAGCAATTCGGCGGCCAGCGCGGCGTCCTCCTCGGGTGTCTGACCGCGTGGCCGGGTCCCGGCAATCGGGCGGGTCACGATGCTGTGGCCGTCGCTTCGCAGCAGGCTCTCCGGGCTGCTGGCCACCAGCGTCACCTCGCCCAGATTCAGAAAACCCAGGTACGGGCTGGGGTTGATGCCGCGCAGGGCACGGTAGAGCGCGAACGGTTCCACCGTCAGGTCGGCGGAGAAGCGCTGAGACGGCACCACCTGGAAGATGTCCCCGGCATGGATGTACCCGATGCAGCGCTTCACCGCGTTCTGGTAGCCCCCGGGTGTGAAGTTGCTCTTGAAGGTCATCGGCTCGGCTTTCTCACGGCCCGGCACATCCGGCAGCGGCCCGCGCAGATCGGTTTCCAGGGCGTCCACGATGCGCCCGGCCTCGGCCTCGGCCTCGGAGATGGCCACCGCGTAGAGCCGGTGGCGCAGGTGATCGAAGATGACCAGACCTTCCGGCACGATGAACAGGGCGTCCGGAACGTTCAGCTCGTCGGGATTGGCGTCGGGCAACTGCTCATAGACCCGGATGATGTCGTAGGCCGCGTAGCCCACTGCGCCGCCGAAGAAGGGCGGCAGGCCGCTGAACTTCTCGGTGGGCAACGTCACGGGCCGCAGCACCCGGCTGTAGAGCAGGGCGAGCGGGTCCGCCGTCTCCATTGTTTCATTCCCTAAGATCCCGCTGAGCGTCGCCGTTGTCCCACGCAGGGTGAAGCGCCCCACCTCGCCCACCCCGATAAACGAGTAGCGGGCCTGCCGCTCGCCGCCCTCCACGCTCTCCAGCAGAAAGCTGAGCTTCTTTGCGCCGCCGGTGACTTTCAGGTAGGCGCTGACCGGCGTGTCGAGATCGGCGTTGAGTTCGCGCACTTCGGTAAAGGTTGCTGGGGGCTGAATCTGCGGCTGGGTGAGGGTCATGCGGTCTCCTGCGGAAAGGGGAGGGGAAGATGCGGACACACAAAAAAACGCGCCCGGAACTCGTCGGTTCCTGGGCGCGGCGGGACTTCTTGCAAGGCAGCCGGAGTGTCACCCAGAAAAACGGGGCCACCACCAGGCAGTGCGGCTGAACATGCCCGTAGCATAAGCGCCGCGGTGCCAGAGGTAAAGCGCCCAGTTCCTGAGAACTCCCTCAAGCCCGGCTGAAGACGCCTGCGCCCGGCCAGGTCTTAGGGTGGGAAGATGCTCAATGCCCTCCTGAAATTCGTCATCAGTGCGGCGGCGCTCTACCTCGTCACCCGGCTCTACGGCGGCGTGTCGTTCGAGCCGGGCAGCACCTGGATCAGCGTCCTGATCGCCGCGCTGGTCATGGGCGTCGTGAATGCCGTTCTCCGGCCCATTCTGCTGCTGCTCTCGCTACCGATCAACGTGCTGACGCTGGGCCTGTTCACCCTGGTGGTCAATGCCCTGATGCTGATGCTGGTGGCGTCGCTCACGGCGCTCAACGTGTCGGGGTTCGGCGGCGCGTTCGTGGGGGCCATCATCCTGACGGTCCTCAACTGGCTGATCGATCTGGTGTTGCCGCAAGAGCTGGACCGCTGATTCCACCGACCTTTCCTGGCTGAACTTTTGATAGCTTGCCGGGTGTGATGCAACTTGTCCACACGCCCGCTGAGCTGCGGGCCGCACTGGGGCCGGGCGGCAGCCCATCCCTGGGGCTGGTTCCGACGATGGGCCACCTTCACGACGGCCACGCCCACCTGATCCGCCGCGCCCGCGCCGAGAACGACCGGGTGGTGCTGAGCCTCTTCGTCAACCCGCTGCAATTCGGCCCCAGCGAGGACTTTGCCGCTTACCCACGCGACCTACCGCACGACGCGGCTTTTGCCGAGCGGGCTGGCGTGGACGTGCTGTTTGCGCCGGACACCGACCAGATGTACCCGCCGGGATTCGCCACGCGGGTCAGCGTCGCGGGCGTCTCGGAGGGTTTCGACGGTGCGTCGCGGCCCGGGCACTTCAGCGGAGTGGCGACAGTGGTGCTCAAATTGTTCAACCTGGTGCAGCCGACGCGGGCGTATTTCGGTGAGAAGGACTGGCAGCAACTGATGGTGGTGCGCCGGATGGTACGCGACCTTGATTTGCTGCTCGAAATCGTGGGTGTGCCGACGGTGCGCTCGTCGCTGCCCGGCGAGGAAGGCCTGGCACTGAGCAGCCGCAACAGCTACTTCACGCCGCCGCAGCGGGCACGTGCTGCCGTGCTCGCCCGCGCCCTGGGGGCGGCCCAGCAGTGCTATGCGGCGGGCGAGCGCCGCCCGGACGGGCTGCTGGCGGCGGCCCGCGCGGTGCTGGTCAGCGAGCCGGATCTGACCCTCGATTACCTGGGGCTGGTGGACGGTGACATGCGTGACATAGAACAGCTCGATAATGGGGGTGTGTCTATCCCGCGCCGCTCTGATGCTCCCCTGCCTGCCGACGCGCCGACGCAGGCCCGCCTGCTGGTGGCGGCCCACCTGTTCGGCGTGCGCCTGATCGACAATCTGCCGCTGACCGTGCCAGCCACTGCGCCCGCTGCGGTGGACTATGCGGAGAAGGTTCAGTGAACCTCGACGAATTGCTGCGGCAGATGCTCTCGCGCCGGGTCAGCGACGTGCACCTGCAAGCG
This portion of the Deinococcus rubellus genome encodes:
- a CDS encoding RsmD family RNA methyltransferase; protein product: MSVRILGGVAKGRTLKVPESARPSTARLRKSLFDLLYSRFPEGSSFIDLHGGSGAIGLEAASRGYRVTLVEQDARAVKNLEQSARDLGLRVRVVRGDTARLLGSLPPHDILFSDPPYTQDIPKLTRQILGSPLMGADSLLIAQHPSQLHPGEMTGFEAERRVYGSNVLTLYTAAPQEAREQDPKDA
- a CDS encoding alpha/beta hydrolase is translated as MSKQHTLGLWLTVAALGLSVTLGQAGAQTSTTNTGSAVTVATPSAVSSTQPALSPALDAERRFFELPGFGRVAYYADTRGTGRPLLLTTSINAAASAYEMKPIFDTYAGSRPIYVLEWPGFGSSARPDVTYTPELMTSALTNLVAEIGQDVDVVSLSLGSEFAARAALAEPRIKSLALISPSGLGSARGGTQRARDEDGGQKLYQRLRTFGTPLYALIKSQPSILYFLKQSFVGPVDSGLFNYSRESANQLGGKYAPLFFISGRLFTPDAFDTLYSKLSIPVLVLYDKDNYVNFNRLPDFTAKSNVSAVRIVPSQGLPQFEKLPEVKVALDGFWQSMGLQGK
- the trpD gene encoding anthranilate phosphoribosyltransferase gives rise to the protein MIHARLMNGERLSQLEASAFMDEVMNGNISATRLSAALAALRVRGETPEEIAGFAQSMRRHAVRVPVTPREVLLDTAGTGGDGANTFNISTTAAFVIAAGGVHVAKHGNRAASARAGSADVLEALGVNLDAPPERAASAIDELGVGFMFARNYHPALRHAAPVRTELASRTAFNVLGPISNPAGATHQVVGVYSPALTRTLAEVLRLLGSAAALVVSGEGLDELTVSGPTRVSELRAGEISDYTLTPADVGLGEHPISALTGGDAFENAAITRSVLQGGGTAAQRDVVALNAGAGLYLAGRAADLRGGAELAGQILRGGAAWDLLERYAAYTHH
- a CDS encoding anthranilate synthase component II, with the translated sequence MTQPASALPKIHILIIDNYDSFTYNLVQYFGEQGCELTVWRNDAFTLDDVAKLNPDAIVVSPGPCTPLEAGLSVDVIRAFAPKYPLLGVCLGHQSIGEAFGATVKRAPIPVHGKTSRVSHDGQHLFAGIEGEACVTRYHSLIVEDLPPELLATAWTTDQTPAGEYRALMALRHRDYPVFGVQFHPESIATEDGKIMIRNFLNEVRLNEVRQHQAGRA
- the trpE gene encoding anthranilate synthase component I is translated as MTLTQPQIQPPATFTEVRELNADLDTPVSAYLKVTGGAKKLSFLLESVEGGERQARYSFIGVGEVGRFTLRGTTATLSGILGNETMETADPLALLYSRVLRPVTLPTEKFSGLPPFFGGAVGYAAYDIIRVYEQLPDANPDELNVPDALFIVPEGLVIFDHLRHRLYAVAISEAEAEAGRIVDALETDLRGPLPDVPGREKAEPMTFKSNFTPGGYQNAVKRCIGYIHAGDIFQVVPSQRFSADLTVEPFALYRALRGINPSPYLGFLNLGEVTLVASSPESLLRSDGHSIVTRPIAGTRPRGQTPEEDAALAAELLADEKERAEHLMLVDLGRNDIGRVAEYGSVTVEDAFSIERYSHVMHIVSGVRGILRKGQTPLNALASALPMGTVSGAPKIRAMEIIDEVESVRRGPYGGSFGYIAFDGSLDMALTLRTMVITNGKLHIQAGAGIVADSDPVAEELETRSKAAALMRAAERAAGGL
- a CDS encoding phage holin family protein → MLNALLKFVISAAALYLVTRLYGGVSFEPGSTWISVLIAALVMGVVNAVLRPILLLLSLPINVLTLGLFTLVVNALMLMLVASLTALNVSGFGGAFVGAIILTVLNWLIDLVLPQELDR
- the panC gene encoding pantoate--beta-alanine ligase, producing MQLVHTPAELRAALGPGGSPSLGLVPTMGHLHDGHAHLIRRARAENDRVVLSLFVNPLQFGPSEDFAAYPRDLPHDAAFAERAGVDVLFAPDTDQMYPPGFATRVSVAGVSEGFDGASRPGHFSGVATVVLKLFNLVQPTRAYFGEKDWQQLMVVRRMVRDLDLLLEIVGVPTVRSSLPGEEGLALSSRNSYFTPPQRARAAVLARALGAAQQCYAAGERRPDGLLAAARAVLVSEPDLTLDYLGLVDGDMRDIEQLDNGGVSIPRRSDAPLPADAPTQARLLVAAHLFGVRLIDNLPLTVPATAPAAVDYAEKVQ